From [Clostridium] symbiosum, a single genomic window includes:
- the dnaB gene encoding replicative DNA helicase, producing the protein MDEALIKRVLPHSVEAEQSVIGSMLMDREAIISASEIVTGADFYQHQYGVMFESMVELFNEGKPVDLVTLQNRLKEKDVPPEVSSLEFVRDIVTTVPTSANVKTYANIVREKAVLRRLIKVNEEIEGLCYAGKDKLEYILAHTEKSVFDLLQSRGSGDFVPIRQVALNVLEKIETASKNQGTVTGVPTGFIDLDYRTSGFQPSDFILIAARPSMGKTAFVLNVVDHVAVKKGLPCMVFSLEMSKEQLVNRMLSMESNVDSQKLRTGTLTDSDWDAVVEGIGVIGNSKLIIDDTPGISIMELRSKCRKMKLEYGLSVVIIDYLQLMSGNGKGGENRQQEISEISRSLKALARELNAPVIALSQLSRACETRPDHRPMLSDLRESGAIEQDADVVMFLYRDDYYNKDTDMPNIAEVIIAKQRNGPIGTIQLMWRPELTKFANLAK; encoded by the coding sequence ATGGATGAAGCGCTGATAAAAAGGGTGCTCCCCCACAGCGTAGAAGCAGAACAGTCGGTCATCGGCTCAATGCTGATGGACAGAGAGGCAATTATTTCGGCGTCTGAGATTGTGACAGGCGCCGATTTTTACCAGCATCAGTATGGCGTGATGTTTGAATCCATGGTGGAATTGTTCAACGAGGGTAAGCCGGTCGATCTGGTAACGCTCCAGAACCGCCTGAAGGAGAAGGATGTGCCGCCGGAGGTAAGCAGCCTGGAATTTGTCCGGGATATTGTTACGACCGTGCCGACGTCCGCCAATGTTAAAACATATGCCAATATCGTGAGAGAGAAAGCTGTTTTAAGGCGGCTGATCAAGGTTAATGAGGAGATAGAAGGACTCTGCTATGCGGGGAAGGACAAGCTGGAATACATCCTGGCCCACACGGAGAAATCGGTCTTTGATCTGCTTCAGAGCAGGGGTTCGGGTGATTTTGTGCCGATCCGGCAGGTTGCCCTGAATGTATTGGAAAAGATTGAGACGGCATCCAAAAACCAGGGAACCGTTACTGGTGTGCCGACCGGATTTATCGATCTGGACTACCGGACATCCGGCTTCCAGCCATCGGATTTTATTCTGATTGCGGCCCGTCCGTCCATGGGTAAAACGGCGTTTGTACTGAATGTCGTGGATCATGTGGCCGTCAAAAAAGGGCTGCCCTGTATGGTATTCAGCCTGGAGATGTCCAAGGAACAGCTGGTAAACCGTATGCTCTCGATGGAATCCAACGTGGATTCCCAGAAGCTGCGTACCGGTACACTGACCGACTCGGACTGGGATGCCGTGGTGGAAGGAATCGGAGTCATTGGAAATTCTAAACTGATTATTGACGATACGCCGGGAATTTCGATTATGGAACTGCGGTCGAAATGCCGTAAGATGAAGCTGGAATACGGGCTCAGTGTCGTTATTATCGACTACCTTCAGTTGATGTCGGGTAACGGCAAGGGCGGAGAAAACAGGCAGCAGGAGATCTCGGAGATTTCCCGATCCCTGAAAGCGCTCGCCAGGGAGCTGAATGCCCCGGTTATTGCACTGTCCCAGTTGTCACGTGCCTGTGAGACGAGGCCCGACCACAGACCGATGCTTTCTGACCTTCGAGAGTCGGGAGCCATCGAGCAGGATGCGGACGTTGTTATGTTCCTGTATCGTGACGATTATTATAATAAAGACACGGATATGCCGAATATTGCGGAAGTAATTATCGCGAAACAGCGAAACGGCCCAATCGGCACCATTCAGTTGATGTGGAGACCTGAGCTGACGAAGTTTGCCAATCTGGCGAAGTAG
- a CDS encoding LytTR family DNA-binding domain-containing protein produces MRIAVVDDERPARSELVYLIRQCSPEAEITEAESSDRLMQLLDTEEFDVCFVDIDLGGANGTTLASMIKSKLPEAQIIFATAYREYAVKAFELGATDYLLKPFDLDRVRKTMGRLEERRVEAAGAREMAINKIMVNAGASFQVLDVADIVFIETEKRSCKIHTAKKAYLQNESLNYYETRLRNCRFFRIHKSYLVNLDYVLEMIPTYNSGYSLKMRYYEKELLPIGRTQVKEFRQLFSR; encoded by the coding sequence ATGAGGATAGCGGTAGTAGATGATGAACGCCCTGCAAGAAGCGAACTGGTGTACCTGATCAGACAGTGCAGCCCCGAGGCGGAAATCACAGAGGCCGAGAGCAGTGACAGGCTGATGCAGCTTCTTGATACGGAGGAATTTGATGTCTGCTTTGTGGATATTGATCTGGGAGGGGCCAATGGAACGACGCTGGCGTCTATGATAAAAAGCAAGCTGCCGGAGGCTCAGATTATATTTGCCACCGCATACAGGGAATATGCGGTGAAGGCATTTGAGCTGGGGGCTACGGATTACCTTCTGAAACCTTTTGACCTGGACCGGGTGAGGAAGACGATGGGCAGGCTGGAGGAGAGAAGAGTCGAGGCGGCAGGGGCAAGGGAGATGGCCATCAACAAGATCATGGTGAATGCCGGAGCCAGCTTCCAAGTGCTCGATGTGGCGGATATCGTTTTTATCGAGACGGAAAAGCGCTCCTGCAAGATCCACACGGCCAAAAAGGCATACCTCCAGAATGAATCCCTGAATTATTATGAAACCAGGCTGAGAAACTGCCGGTTTTTCAGGATACATAAAAGTTATCTGGTGAATCTCGACTATGTGCTTGAGATGATTCCAACCTACAACAGTGGGTACAGCCTTAAGATGAGATATTATGAGAAGGAGTTACTGCCGATTGGGAGAACGCAGGTGAAGGAGTTCAGGCAGCTGTTTTCAAGATAA
- a CDS encoding DUF6506 family protein has translation MKKKFAFILMSDAYSPEEHQACFEKGNMTSYIYTVRSFDEACTKMKELAAEGFGAVELCGAFGPEKAQKLIELTDNKIAVGYVVHNPEQDSLFDAFFSK, from the coding sequence ATGAAGAAAAAATTTGCTTTTATTCTGATGAGCGATGCCTATAGCCCGGAGGAACACCAGGCATGTTTTGAAAAGGGAAATATGACAAGCTACATTTACACGGTCCGCAGCTTCGACGAGGCCTGCACAAAAATGAAGGAACTTGCAGCGGAGGGCTTTGGAGCGGTGGAACTTTGCGGCGCATTCGGCCCGGAAAAGGCACAGAAACTGATCGAACTGACGGACAACAAGATAGCAGTCGGTTATGTAGTCCACAACCCGGAACAGGACAGCTTATTTGATGCGTTCTTTTCAAAATAA
- a CDS encoding TAXI family TRAP transporter solute-binding subunit, translated as MRKKMKSVIACITCLAMAASLAGCSGSTGTSDAGSSAAPVPTVATQGAEGDSGQASTVDIDRAKEFVTIATGPTSGIYYPIGGAFATVLGNAGYKTSAQATGASVENINLISAGEAELAIAMQDSVMQAYEGFGAFDTPNSDLRAVMRLWPNYVQLVTTAGTGIKSVEDLKGKRVGVGAPNSGVELNARMIYEAYGMTYEDSDVDYLSYGEAIDQMKNGQCDAAFVTSGLPNSTVSELAFSYDMVIVPIDGAGRDHLVEKYPFFAASTIPADTYNNEEDVESVFVYNIMIVNKDLSDDMVYDMMNCIFDDIGSIKASHNTADKNIDISFGVDDVKIPLHDGAAKWWQDHGYETPQN; from the coding sequence ATGAGGAAAAAAATGAAATCAGTGATTGCATGTATTACTTGTCTGGCAATGGCGGCGTCGCTTGCGGGCTGCTCGGGCAGCACGGGAACATCCGATGCGGGAAGTTCCGCCGCGCCGGTGCCGACAGTGGCCACGCAGGGTGCTGAAGGGGACAGCGGCCAGGCATCTACTGTGGACATTGACAGGGCAAAAGAATTTGTTACTATCGCGACCGGTCCTACCAGCGGTATTTACTATCCGATTGGAGGAGCTTTTGCAACCGTTCTGGGCAACGCGGGATATAAGACATCGGCACAGGCAACGGGCGCCTCCGTTGAAAACATCAACCTGATTTCCGCCGGGGAGGCCGAACTGGCTATTGCGATGCAGGATTCCGTTATGCAGGCATATGAAGGTTTTGGAGCTTTTGATACGCCCAATTCCGACCTCCGCGCAGTAATGCGTCTCTGGCCGAACTATGTCCAGCTTGTAACAACGGCGGGAACCGGGATTAAGAGTGTGGAAGATTTGAAGGGCAAACGTGTCGGCGTGGGTGCACCGAACTCCGGTGTGGAGCTGAATGCACGCATGATTTATGAGGCATATGGAATGACTTATGAAGACAGCGACGTGGACTATTTATCTTACGGCGAGGCCATTGACCAGATGAAAAACGGCCAGTGTGACGCTGCATTCGTAACCTCGGGACTTCCGAACTCCACAGTCAGCGAGCTGGCATTCAGCTACGACATGGTAATCGTGCCGATCGACGGGGCGGGCAGAGACCATCTGGTTGAAAAGTATCCGTTCTTTGCGGCAAGCACCATTCCGGCCGATACTTATAACAATGAGGAAGATGTTGAGAGCGTATTTGTTTATAATATCATGATTGTCAATAAAGACCTTTCGGATGACATGGTATATGACATGATGAACTGCATTTTTGATGATATCGGAAGTATCAAAGCTTCCCATAACACAGCGGATAAGAACATCGACATAAGCTTCGGCGTCGATGACGTCAAGATCCCACTCCACGACGGCGCTGCAAAATGGTGGCAGGATCACGGATATGAAACGCCGCAGAACTAA
- a CDS encoding DUF1850 domain-containing protein, translating into MKRRRTKRLLLLIASALVILSAAVFGPRQREYLVIRNQETGETYVRVPVETGDKLNFGWEHSFEHIPWNEYYEVEKDGSFLLNTISVAGFGAGIPAEMDCTYRYEDGLVYMDDIGSEFPRFNWINSQTALKEIGLNGRLLIRGEDMPHHEKMVLCIE; encoded by the coding sequence ATGAAACGCCGCAGAACTAAACGCCTTCTCCTGCTGATCGCATCAGCTCTGGTTATTCTCTCTGCCGCCGTCTTCGGACCGCGGCAGAGGGAGTACCTGGTTATCAGGAACCAGGAGACGGGAGAGACTTACGTGAGAGTGCCGGTGGAGACCGGAGACAAACTCAACTTCGGCTGGGAGCATTCTTTCGAGCATATCCCATGGAATGAATATTATGAGGTAGAAAAAGACGGAAGTTTTCTTTTAAATACAATATCGGTGGCGGGTTTCGGCGCCGGAATTCCGGCGGAAATGGACTGTACTTACCGGTATGAAGACGGACTGGTTTATATGGACGATATAGGGAGTGAATTTCCCCGGTTCAACTGGATTAATTCACAGACGGCATTAAAAGAGATAGGGTTGAACGGCCGGCTTCTGATCAGGGGGGAGGATATGCCTCACCATGAGAAGATGGTGCTCTGTATCGAATAG
- a CDS encoding PPC domain-containing DNA-binding protein gives MDYRRFQNTIIARIDKGEEILEQVKEIAIKENIKLAGVTALGAINDFTTGVFKTGEKKYYSNDFKGDYEIVSLNGTINTMNGGFYSHLHMSAGNEKGEVFGGHLNRAVVSATCEMVITVIDGSVDRAFDEEIGLNLFKF, from the coding sequence ATGGACTACCGCAGATTTCAGAACACAATCATAGCAAGGATTGACAAAGGGGAAGAAATCCTCGAGCAAGTAAAAGAAATAGCCATAAAAGAGAACATTAAACTGGCCGGTGTCACCGCCCTGGGCGCGATCAATGATTTTACAACGGGAGTGTTTAAGACCGGGGAGAAAAAATATTATTCCAATGATTTTAAGGGTGATTATGAGATCGTATCCCTGAACGGGACGATAAATACCATGAACGGCGGATTTTATTCCCACCTCCATATGAGCGCGGGAAATGAAAAAGGAGAAGTCTTCGGAGGCCATTTAAACAGGGCGGTCGTAAGCGCAACCTGCGAGATGGTGATTACCGTGATAGACGGCAGCGTGGACAGGGCCTTTGACGAAGAAATCGGTTTAAACTTATTTAAATTCTAA
- a CDS encoding DHH family phosphoesterase: MRENTKIKGQLRFYLQWPLILSVFLMAANLVVGAISPKAGFAMSGFTLLYVVVALWLFLYRRKRLMGGLVEFSAEYAGIQKQLLSEMAMPYAIADAEGHLIWMNKAFADVVQEDKGCRKSLAALFPEITKEMLDEIEGNSSIHSSFDGKFYRVDIRQIYVDENEGLRLDLNQEIPEEMLLAVYLFDETEVLSYKREIDNQKLVAGLIYLDNYEEALESVEEVRRSLLSALIDRKINKYISNMDGIVKKLEKDKYLFVIKQQYTEEIQENRFNLLEDVKTVNIGNEMAVTLSIGMGMNGSSYITNYEYARTAIDMALGRGGDQAVVKDGARIRYYGGKSQQLEKTTRVKARVKAHAMRELMDTKDKLLIMGHKIGDIDSFGAAIGIYRIATSFNKKARIVVNSVNSSVKPMMARFQNNPDYPDDLLMTGEEASDWADANTMLVVVDVNRPSIAEAPELLKQIKTIVVLDHHRQSSEIIDNAVLSYVEPYASSTCEMVAEVLQYIGDGIKIKPAEADAMYAGIVIDTNNFMNQAGVRTFEAAAFLRRNGADVVRVRKLFRDKLEDYKARAEAIQKAEIFKDYFAISECPAEGIESPTVVGAQAANEMLDIVGIKASFVLTELGDTIYFSARSIDEINVQIMMEKLGGGGHRTIAGAQLKDATIEEAKDKLKEIITVMLEKGDI; this comes from the coding sequence ATGAGAGAAAATACAAAAATAAAAGGCCAGCTGCGGTTCTATCTGCAATGGCCATTGATATTGTCGGTCTTTTTGATGGCAGCGAATCTGGTTGTTGGAGCGATAAGTCCCAAGGCCGGTTTTGCCATGTCCGGATTTACGTTACTTTATGTTGTGGTTGCCCTGTGGCTGTTCCTGTACAGGAGAAAGCGGCTCATGGGCGGGCTGGTGGAATTCTCGGCAGAATATGCAGGAATTCAGAAACAGCTGCTTTCCGAGATGGCGATGCCATATGCAATAGCCGATGCGGAAGGCCATCTGATTTGGATGAACAAGGCTTTTGCGGATGTTGTCCAGGAGGATAAGGGCTGCCGGAAGAGCCTGGCGGCGCTGTTCCCGGAGATTACAAAGGAGATGCTGGATGAGATAGAAGGAAATTCCAGTATCCACTCTTCATTTGACGGGAAGTTTTACCGTGTTGATATCAGACAGATTTACGTGGATGAGAACGAAGGGTTGAGGCTCGACCTGAATCAGGAAATCCCCGAGGAGATGCTGCTTGCGGTTTACCTGTTTGATGAGACGGAGGTGCTCTCTTATAAGAGGGAAATTGATAACCAGAAGCTCGTGGCGGGACTGATTTATCTGGACAACTACGAGGAGGCGCTGGAAAGTGTGGAGGAAGTAAGACGTTCCCTGCTGTCCGCGCTGATCGATCGCAAGATCAATAAGTACATCTCCAATATGGATGGTATCGTCAAGAAGCTGGAGAAGGATAAATATCTGTTTGTCATCAAACAGCAGTATACGGAAGAGATTCAGGAGAACCGTTTTAACCTTCTGGAAGATGTCAAAACGGTTAATATCGGCAACGAGATGGCTGTTACGCTCAGTATCGGTATGGGTATGAACGGAAGCAGCTATATTACAAACTATGAGTATGCCAGAACTGCCATTGATATGGCGCTGGGGCGCGGCGGCGATCAGGCCGTGGTCAAGGATGGGGCCAGAATCCGTTATTACGGCGGCAAGTCCCAGCAGCTTGAGAAGACGACCCGTGTTAAGGCGCGTGTCAAAGCTCACGCTATGCGCGAACTCATGGATACAAAAGACAAATTGCTGATTATGGGCCACAAAATCGGCGATATTGATTCTTTCGGCGCAGCCATCGGAATCTACAGGATTGCCACCTCTTTTAACAAGAAGGCAAGGATTGTGGTCAACAGCGTCAATTCTTCCGTTAAACCGATGATGGCGAGATTTCAGAACAATCCTGATTATCCCGATGATCTGCTGATGACAGGGGAAGAGGCCTCGGATTGGGCGGATGCCAATACAATGCTGGTAGTTGTCGACGTCAACAGGCCCAGTATTGCGGAAGCGCCTGAACTGCTGAAACAGATTAAGACGATTGTAGTGCTGGATCACCACAGACAGAGCAGCGAGATTATCGACAATGCGGTGCTGTCCTATGTGGAGCCGTATGCATCCTCCACCTGTGAGATGGTTGCGGAAGTGCTCCAGTACATTGGCGACGGCATCAAGATCAAACCGGCCGAGGCGGATGCCATGTATGCCGGAATTGTAATCGATACGAATAATTTTATGAACCAGGCCGGAGTCAGAACCTTTGAGGCGGCAGCGTTCCTGCGCAGGAACGGCGCCGATGTGGTCAGGGTCAGAAAGCTGTTCCGCGATAAGCTGGAGGATTATAAGGCGAGAGCCGAGGCCATCCAGAAAGCGGAGATATTTAAAGATTATTTTGCCATCTCAGAATGCCCGGCCGAAGGCATTGAGAGCCCGACGGTAGTCGGCGCCCAGGCGGCCAATGAGATGCTCGATATCGTAGGGATTAAAGCTTCCTTTGTCCTTACGGAACTGGGAGATACCATTTATTTCAGCGCCCGTTCCATCGACGAGATCAATGTCCAGATCATGATGGAGAAACTGGGAGGCGGCGGTCACAGAACCATAGCAGGCGCCCAGTTGAAAGACGCAACGATAGAGGAAGCAAAGGACAAATTAAAAGAGATTATCACAGTAATGCTGGAGAAAGGGGATATATAG
- a CDS encoding TRAP transporter permease yields the protein MSDEEKKQDPASGTDDDAFRDAALESREPANDDGKPEAELTDAKKQELLEKFDKESKTRTFVSPMVARVYKIFAIAVTLYHLVFASGFWMPETLKHRSLHVSMILILAFAMYPATKKASRKVIAWYDYILMTLSAAVPLYMWLDYFNIINRAGKPNSMDVIIGTLLTLLVLEATRRVCGLALPILGIIFIAYSLMGTKQGLIPIDIPGIFLHRGYTWQKLMSHFFANTEGIYGSSVNVASTYIFLFIAFGEIMNKCGMGKFFNDIANALAGGSKGGPAKVAVVASGLLGMINGAAVAVVVTTGSFTIPLMKKTGYDNEFSGAIVATGSVGGQLMPPVMGAAAFIMAETLGIKYSTLLVSAIIPAVIYYIGILLQIQMRAEKMGMQGTPKDQLPKIGEVMKEYGHLAIPLIFLVYMLFFSGKTVIMAAFYTIIFTIVVAELRPNTRMSLDDIIDAMVASAKSTVSVAIACACVGIIVGVSSITGFALNMASTIIQIGGQNLMFTLMFTMVTCMILGMGLPSIPSYIITSTIAAPALVTLGIPPIAAHMFCFYFAMFANLTPPVALAAFAAAGIAGGSPMKTGWASVKLALAGFILPYMFVYNTELLLLDTPIARGIQVAITAAIGVFLISVAVEGFLFQKVNVALRILCFVGAYLLIDSGLITDIIGIAICAAIVILQKTLAKKNVTMVT from the coding sequence ATGAGCGATGAAGAGAAAAAACAGGATCCTGCTTCTGGGACGGACGACGATGCGTTCAGGGATGCGGCTTTGGAAAGTCGGGAACCGGCAAATGACGATGGAAAACCGGAAGCTGAACTGACGGATGCAAAAAAGCAGGAACTCCTTGAAAAGTTTGATAAAGAGAGCAAGACGCGCACCTTTGTATCACCGATGGTTGCGAGGGTATATAAGATTTTTGCGATTGCGGTGACTCTGTACCACCTTGTATTTGCATCCGGTTTCTGGATGCCTGAGACGCTGAAACACCGTTCTCTCCATGTGTCAATGATTCTCATACTGGCATTTGCCATGTATCCGGCAACAAAAAAAGCCAGCCGCAAGGTGATTGCATGGTACGACTATATCCTGATGACGCTTTCGGCGGCAGTGCCACTTTATATGTGGCTCGATTATTTTAATATTATTAACCGGGCGGGCAAGCCGAATTCCATGGACGTCATAATTGGAACCCTGCTTACGCTCCTGGTGCTGGAGGCTACAAGACGCGTATGCGGCTTGGCGCTTCCGATTCTCGGCATAATCTTTATTGCATACAGCCTGATGGGCACGAAACAGGGACTGATTCCAATCGATATTCCGGGAATCTTTCTCCACAGAGGTTACACCTGGCAGAAGCTGATGAGCCATTTCTTCGCCAATACGGAGGGTATCTACGGCTCCTCGGTCAACGTGGCCTCGACCTACATATTCCTGTTTATTGCATTCGGCGAGATTATGAACAAATGCGGCATGGGCAAATTCTTCAATGATATTGCAAATGCCCTTGCAGGCGGAAGTAAAGGCGGCCCCGCCAAAGTGGCGGTTGTGGCATCCGGTCTTCTGGGCATGATCAACGGCGCTGCGGTGGCCGTAGTCGTGACAACCGGTTCTTTTACGATACCGCTTATGAAGAAAACGGGATACGACAACGAGTTTTCGGGCGCCATTGTTGCGACCGGTTCCGTAGGCGGCCAGTTAATGCCTCCTGTAATGGGGGCCGCGGCATTCATCATGGCGGAGACACTGGGAATTAAATACAGTACTCTGCTTGTATCCGCAATCATTCCCGCCGTCATTTACTATATTGGAATCCTGCTCCAGATCCAGATGCGCGCCGAGAAAATGGGAATGCAGGGGACGCCGAAGGATCAGCTCCCCAAGATAGGCGAGGTCATGAAGGAATACGGCCATCTGGCAATTCCGTTGATTTTCCTGGTTTACATGCTGTTCTTCAGCGGCAAGACGGTAATTATGGCTGCATTCTATACCATTATCTTCACAATTGTTGTCGCAGAGCTGCGTCCGAACACGAGGATGAGCCTGGATGACATTATCGACGCCATGGTAGCAAGCGCCAAGTCGACTGTATCGGTTGCCATTGCCTGTGCCTGCGTCGGAATTATCGTAGGCGTGAGCAGTATCACCGGTTTTGCCCTCAACATGGCGAGCACCATCATCCAGATTGGCGGCCAGAACCTGATGTTCACCCTGATGTTTACAATGGTAACGTGTATGATTCTCGGCATGGGGCTTCCGAGCATTCCTTCCTACATCATTACATCCACGATTGCGGCTCCGGCCCTTGTCACACTGGGAATTCCGCCTATCGCGGCCCATATGTTCTGTTTCTACTTTGCAATGTTTGCAAACCTGACACCGCCGGTTGCCCTGGCTGCATTTGCCGCGGCAGGCATAGCGGGAGGCAGCCCGATGAAGACGGGATGGGCGTCGGTGAAGCTGGCCCTGGCCGGATTTATCCTGCCTTATATGTTTGTATATAATACAGAACTTCTGCTTCTCGACACACCGATTGCCAGAGGAATCCAGGTAGCCATCACGGCGGCCATCGGCGTATTCCTGATCAGCGTGGCGGTGGAAGGGTTCCTGTTCCAGAAGGTAAACGTTGCGCTTCGGATTCTCTGTTTTGTCGGCGCCTACCTCCTGATCGACAGCGGACTCATCACCGACATTATCGGTATTGCCATCTGCGCGGCAATCGTCATTTTACAGAAGACATTGGCGAAAAAAAATGTTACAATGGTGACGTAG
- the rplI gene encoding 50S ribosomal protein L9: protein MEVVLLEDVKALGKKGQIVKVNDGYARNFILPKKLGIEATSKNLNDLKLQKANADKIAAEQLQAAKDLAAELGSKSITLSIKAGEGGKAFGSVSSKEIAKAIQDQLGMEIDKKKLVLPEPLKTFGTHEVPVKLHKDVTGKLAVKVVES, encoded by the coding sequence ATGGAAGTTGTATTATTGGAAGATGTAAAAGCATTAGGAAAAAAGGGACAGATCGTAAAGGTGAACGACGGCTATGCCAGAAACTTTATCCTGCCCAAAAAACTGGGAATTGAAGCAACTTCAAAGAACCTCAACGATTTAAAGCTGCAGAAGGCCAACGCCGACAAGATTGCTGCAGAGCAGCTTCAGGCGGCAAAAGATCTGGCTGCAGAACTTGGAAGTAAATCGATTACACTTTCTATCAAGGCAGGAGAGGGCGGAAAAGCGTTCGGCTCCGTTTCATCCAAGGAGATTGCAAAGGCAATCCAGGATCAGCTGGGAATGGAAATAGATAAAAAGAAACTGGTTCTTCCGGAACCGCTTAAAACATTTGGAACCCACGAAGTGCCTGTTAAACTCCACAAAGATGTAACCGGCAAGCTGGCTGTTAAGGTAGTGGAAAGCTAA
- a CDS encoding LytS/YhcK type 5TM receptor domain-containing protein, which produces MVYDVIMSVCMNISLLIVLAMILTKIQFVQELLLNEDDENGNGGGNVRRKVRNQLALGGIFGVFCIISDYIGIQVEGALPNARVIGVLSAGFLGGPVSGMTTAVIASIHRYQIFPERISTLACILAAILHGIIGSWIGYARRENRQYSNRFLLMSTFVAEAIHMILILILTRPFIEALEIVKIVLVPMVIINSFGMVIFFSIFKTIFNNEDLKVAANVALALRTAERCAPYLADAETNRSSMQKIIEIVMSEYKCVGVAAIKGYEFLGRSSAFDDIELNKTSYPRLLTATATYRTTRISKVPLPEDAFYPLYEKNVILSAPIVRGEDDVLSFVMVVRKNAYSYRADIEFVTGIANYFATQFKLVDMEKQKEHLRKAEIKALQSQINPHFLFNALNTISCFCREKPEKARELLMALSSYFRNMLEDIDSRVTLETELDHVKAYLMLEEARFEEHLKIKIEAEPRDCTCRVPNLILQPIVENAVRHGAMKRDKGQVTIRIQKEEKSTMIDVIDNGPGMDKEIVDRLYESSTELPHQNESHGIGMLNVQRRLTGIYGKSAGLQVISGGSGTIVRMIIPNQKEKTDEDSGSR; this is translated from the coding sequence ATGGTATATGATGTTATTATGAGTGTCTGTATGAATATTTCTCTGCTGATTGTCCTGGCTATGATACTGACCAAAATCCAGTTTGTCCAGGAGCTTCTGCTCAATGAGGATGATGAGAATGGAAACGGGGGCGGGAATGTCAGGAGGAAAGTCAGAAACCAGCTTGCTCTGGGAGGGATTTTCGGCGTTTTCTGTATTATTTCCGACTATATCGGGATACAGGTAGAGGGAGCTCTTCCCAATGCCCGAGTCATAGGCGTGCTTTCCGCCGGCTTTCTGGGAGGTCCCGTTTCGGGAATGACCACAGCCGTTATTGCCTCGATCCACCGGTATCAGATTTTTCCGGAACGGATCAGTACCCTGGCCTGTATTCTGGCGGCAATTCTGCATGGCATCATCGGTTCCTGGATTGGATATGCGAGGAGAGAGAACCGGCAGTATTCCAACAGGTTTCTTTTGATGAGCACATTTGTTGCGGAAGCAATCCATATGATTCTGATCCTCATATTGACAAGACCGTTTATCGAGGCGCTGGAGATTGTAAAAATCGTCCTGGTGCCCATGGTAATCATAAATTCCTTTGGAATGGTTATTTTTTTCAGCATTTTTAAGACGATTTTTAACAACGAGGATCTGAAGGTGGCGGCCAACGTGGCGCTGGCCCTGAGGACGGCGGAGCGATGCGCTCCTTACCTGGCGGATGCGGAGACGAACCGCAGCAGCATGCAGAAGATTATTGAAATCGTCATGTCCGAATATAAATGCGTTGGGGTGGCGGCGATAAAGGGATATGAATTTCTGGGCAGAAGCAGTGCATTTGACGATATTGAACTTAATAAGACTTCTTACCCCAGGCTTTTGACGGCCACCGCAACCTACAGGACCACCAGAATCAGCAAAGTGCCTCTGCCCGAGGATGCGTTTTATCCGCTGTATGAAAAGAATGTGATTCTTTCGGCTCCAATTGTCCGCGGGGAGGACGACGTGCTCTCTTTTGTCATGGTGGTTAGAAAAAATGCGTATTCTTACAGAGCCGATATTGAATTTGTAACAGGTATTGCAAATTACTTTGCAACCCAGTTTAAACTGGTGGATATGGAGAAACAGAAGGAACATCTGAGAAAAGCGGAAATAAAGGCGCTCCAGTCCCAGATTAACCCTCATTTTCTCTTTAATGCTTTAAATACAATTTCATGCTTTTGCCGGGAAAAGCCGGAGAAGGCCAGGGAACTTCTGATGGCCTTAAGCTCCTATTTCCGGAACATGCTGGAGGATATCGACAGCAGGGTGACACTGGAGACGGAGCTGGATCATGTAAAAGCCTATCTGATGCTGGAGGAGGCCAGATTCGAGGAACATCTGAAGATAAAAATCGAGGCTGAGCCGAGAGACTGCACCTGCCGCGTGCCGAACCTGATACTGCAGCCAATCGTGGAAAATGCAGTACGTCACGGCGCAATGAAAAGGGATAAGGGCCAGGTGACAATCCGCATCCAGAAGGAAGAAAAGTCAACAATGATCGATGTGATAGATAATGGTCCCGGAATGGACAAAGAGATCGTGGACCGGCTTTATGAGAGCAGCACGGAACTGCCGCACCAGAATGAGAGCCATGGAATCGGAATGCTGAACGTCCAGAGGCGGCTGACCGGGATTTATGGAAAAAGCGCCGGGCTTCAGGTTATTTCCGGCGGTTCGGGGACCATTGTGCGCATGATCATTCCAAACCAGAAGGAGAAGACGGATGAGGATAGCGGTAGTAGATGA